The Desulfovibrio piger DNA segment TCTTGTCGCCGCCCACGCGCACGGAGCGGGCATAGACGATGCCGGCCAGGGAGATGACGGCCACTTCCGTGGTACCGCCGCCGATGTCCACCACCATGTTGGAGGTAGGCTCCTGGATGGGCAGGTCGGCGCCGATGGCGGCGGCCATGGGCTCCTCGATGAGGTAGACCTCACGGGCACCGGCGGACTGGGCCGATTCCTTGACCGCACGCTTTTCCACCTGCGTGATGCCGGTGGGCACACAGACCATGATGCGGGGGCGAACCAGATGACGGGAATTGTGCACCTTGGTGATGAAGTGGCGCAGCATGGCCTCGGTCACCTCGAAGTCGGCGATGACGCCGTCCTTCATGGGACGGATGGCCTTGATGTTGCCGGGGGTCTTGCCCAGCATGCGCTTGGCGTCGGCGCCCACGGCCAGGACCACGGTGTTGCCGCGCGAATCTTTCTTGACCGCCACCACGGACGGTTCACGCAGGACGATGCCCTGACCCTTGACATAGACACAGGTGTTGGCCGTGCCCAGGTCGATGGCCAGGTCATTGGAGAACATTCCCAAGAAGAAATCCACAATTTTGGACATTACGCTAGCTTGCCTCGTTCTACTGGTATGCGTATGTTGCTGCCGGTCGTGCGGAGAAGGGAGGGCGGAACCTGTGGGGGATGCCGTAAGGCTCCGGGCCGGTTCCCGCGGGAACCATGGCCTTGAAGGCGAAAAGCGCACGGCAGCAGACAAAACTTGTTCGGCTAAAATGGGCTTGAAGTCAAGCTGTTGCGGACACAGTACAAATTTTTTCTCCTGTCCGCGGCCCTGAAAAATCCGCTAAAAAGGCGTGAATCATGCTGCTTTGGCATACCCTGGCCACCTATTTCCGGCGCAAATACGGCGTCCGGGTGCAAAAAATTCCACTGGATGCGGGCGCCACCTGCCCCAACCGGGACGGCACGCTCTCCGCGCGGGGCTGCATCTTCTGCAACGACAGCGGCTCCGGTTCCGGCATGGGCCTGCGCGGTCTCGACCTGCGCGCCCAGTGGGACGCCTGGTACACCAAGTACACCACCACGGACAGCGACCGCCTGTTCATGGCTTATCTGCAATCCTTTTCCAATACCTACGGCCCGGCCTCCCGGCTGGCGCATCTGCTGGAACAGGTGGCGGCCCTGCCCGGCTGCCGGGGCATCGCCGTAGGCACGCGGCCGGACTGCCTGGACGGGGAAAAGCTGGCCCTGCTGGCCGGCTGCGGGCTGGACGAGATCTGGCTGGAGCTGGGCCTCCAGACCTGTCGGGACGACACCCTGCGCCGCATCAACCGCGGGCACACGGCGCGTCAGGCCGAAGAGGCCGTACGCGCCGCGCTGGATGCCGGGCTGCTGGTCTGCGGGCACCTCATGGCCGGGCTGCCCGGCGAGGACGAGGACGATTTCCTCGACGGTGTGGACTGGGCCGTCTCGCTGGGCATGCAGGGCCTCAAGCTGCACAACGTCTATGTGCCGCAGGGCACGGAACTGGCCCGGCAGTGGCGGGCGGGCGGCTACCGTCCCCTTGCCCGGGACGAATATGTGGACATGCTGTGCGCCGCCCTGCCGCGCATCCCCTCCACCGTGGTCATGCAGCGCATCCAGGCCGACCCTGCGCCGGGCGAGCTGCTGGCCCCTGCCTGGGCCCTGGAAAAGCGCGGCATCATCACCGACCTGCGCCGTGCCCTGGCCGCCCGCGGCCTCTGGCAGGGCTGCCGCGCCGATGCCGCGGAGGCCCGGCCGGAGTGGTTCGGCGGGTAGGGGACAGGAACGTTTTTTTGAGGGGCTGGGAACTATGGTGCTGTGACCGCGGTCTCCGGGAAGGGGAAGGTGAACAGACCGGGAGCGCCAGGCCATCGGGGAGATAGCATGCGGGGCAGGCCGCCCCGCAGACAGGCAGGCAATGGGCCGTGCCCTTCCTTGCGAACGGACGGGCTTTCTGGCATACTTTCTGCCTGCGGATTCCTGTGCGCGGGGCATCTGTTCCCCAAGGAGTATGACATGCAGCCAGAGCTTCTTCTTTTCGACATCGGCAATACCTGCATCAAGGTCGGTCTGGCCGACTCCCGGGGGGTGATGACCTCCTACAATCTGCGCACGGACCCCGCCCAGACCTCGGACAGTCTGGGCCTGACCCTGCTGGAGCTGCTGCGCCACGCCGGTGCCGGGCCCCGTTTCACGGCCTGTGTGGCCTCGTCGGTGGTGCCGGGTTTCGATCCCCTGTTGCGTGAAGCCGTCCAGCGCTATCTGGGCTGCCCCCTGTGGATGGTGCCGCAGGACATGCCCATCCCCCTGCAGAACCATTACGAGCGCCCGCAGGAAGTGGGCGCCGACCGCCTGGTGGGCGCCTATGAGGCGCGCCGTCTGCATCCCGGCCCGGAATCCCTCATCGTGGTGGACTTCGGCACGGCCGTCACCTTTGACTGCATCAGCGGCAATGCCTACCTCGGCGGCCTGATCTTTCCCGGCCCGCGCACGGCCATCTCGGCCCTGGCGCGCGAAACGGCCCAGCTGCCCCGCGTCAACCTGGACGTGGACGCCCTGGAGCCCGCGCCCGGCCGCAGCACGTCGGTGAGTATCCAGCACGGTCTGGTCTTCGGCTTCGCCTGCATGGTGGAAGGCCTGACGCAGCGCCTGAAAAAGGGTCTGCCCGGTGACTGCCTGGTGCTGGCCACGGGCGGCTTTGCCCCGTCCATCGCGCGCATCAGCCCCGACGTCTTCGATGCCGTGCTGCCCTCGCTCTTGCTGGAGGGCCTGCGCCGCCTGTATTACGAACGTCACCCCTATTGAGGGCCGTACCGGCCGTGCCGCCCCGTGCGGCAGTGGGCCCGGGCCTGCCGTCGCGCGCAGGGCCCGGATGCCCCCTTGTGGGGAAGAAAGATTTTTGCGGCAGGGCTTCCCTGCCGCCGGACAATGGCCCCGCCACCGCCCGTGGGGGCGCAGCGGAGAAAACGACTCTTTCGCGCGGCGGAAGAATCAACCTTCAAAGGAGCGATTATGAGCAGCAGCATTGCGTCTGTGTATGCCCGCGAGATCCTGGATTCGCGCGGCAATCCGACCGTGGAAGTGGAAGTTTCTCTGGAGTCCGGCCACAGCGGCCGCGCGGCCGTGCCTTCCGGCGCCTCCACCGGCAGCCGTGAGGCCCTGGAACTGCGTGACGGCGGCAAGCGTTACGGCGGCAAGGGCGTGACCAAGGCCGTGGAGAACGTCAACAGCGAGATCGCTGACGCCCTGCTGGGCCTGGACGCCCTGCAGCAGGTGCAGCTGGACAACACCCTCATCGACCTGGACGGCACCGACAACAAGAGCCGTCTGGGCGCCAACGCCATGCTGGGCGTGTCCATGGCCTGCGCCCGTGCCGCCAGCGAATACCTGGGCCTGCCCCTGTACAAGTACCTGGGCGGCGTCAACGCCAAGGTGCTGCCCGCGCCCATGATGAACATCATCAACGGCGGCGCCCACGCCCCCAACAACCTGGACATCCAGGAATTCATGATCATGCCCCTGCGCGCCCAGAGCTTCCGTGATGCCCTGCGCATGGGTTCCGAGATCTTCCACGTGCTGAAAAAGCTGCTGGAAAAGGACGGCCACGTGACCAGCGTGGGCGACGAAGGCGGCTTTGCCCCCAACCTGAAGAACCACGACGAAGCTTTCAGCTACATCGTCAAGGCCATCGAAGAAGCCGGCTACATCCCCGGCAGCGAAGTGGCCCTGGCCATCGACGCCGCCGCTTCCGAATTCTATCAGGACGGCAAGTACGTGCTGAAGGGTGAGAACAAGACCTTCAACAATGCCGAAATGGCCCAGTGGCTGGCCGAGTTCACCAGCAAGTACCCCCTGATCTCCATCGAAGACGGCATGGCCGAAAGCGACTGGGACGGTTGGGGCATGCTGACCGCCAGCCTGGGCGAACGCACCCAGCTGGTGGGCGACGACGTGTTCGTGACCAACCCCTCCATCCTGGCTGAAGGCATCGCCGAAGGCGTGGCCAACTCCATCCTCATCAAGCTGAACCAGATCGGCACCGTGACCGAGACCCTGGACACCATCGAGATGGCCAAGGAAGCCGCCTACACCACGGTGGTCTCCCACCGTTCCGGCGAGACCGAAGACAGCTTCATCGCCGACCTGGCCGTGGGCGTCAACGCCGGCCAGATCAAGACCGGCTCCCTGTGCCGCTCCGAGCGCATGGCCAAGTACAACCAGCTGCTGCGCATCGAAGAAGAACTGGGCGACGGCGCCGAATTCTTCGGTCCCATGCTGGCGGAATACTACGCCCTGGACGAGAGCGAAGACTGATCCGGCGGGCGCAGGCACGGCCTGCCGTCATCCGTATTCCCGAGGGGGCCGCAAGGCCCCCTTTTTTATGCGGCAGGGAAAGCTTGCCGGACAAAAGCGCCGCCTTCATCAAGAGAGGGCGGCGCTTTGCATTTGGGGGAGGGGCGTCAGACGGAGCCCTTCTCCGTCGGAGAAGAGGCCTCCGGAGCATGTGGCTATTTTCGCTCCAGTTCGTGGGCATCCACGTAGGCGTCGAAGGTCTCCAGATCCATGGGCGGGGAGAAGAGATAGCCCTGTCCGTACTTGCAGTGCGAGGCAAGGAGCTTTTGCAGCTGATCTTCGGTCTCCACGCCCTCGCAGAGGATCTCGATGCCGAGGCGGCG contains these protein-coding regions:
- a CDS encoding rod shape-determining protein, yielding MSKIVDFFLGMFSNDLAIDLGTANTCVYVKGQGIVLREPSVVAVKKDSRGNTVVLAVGADAKRMLGKTPGNIKAIRPMKDGVIADFEVTEAMLRHFITKVHNSRHLVRPRIMVCVPTGITQVEKRAVKESAQSAGAREVYLIEEPMAAAIGADLPIQEPTSNMVVDIGGGTTEVAVISLAGIVYARSVRVGGDKMDEAIMTHVKRKYNMLIGEASAEEIKIKIASAYPMDPEQQIEVKGRDLVTGIPQNIIITSEEVRKAISEQVESIVQAVRIALEQTPPELAADIVDRGIVLTGGGALLKGLDQLLREQTSLPITVVDDPLSTVVMGTGRALDNIHVLKDVCID
- a CDS encoding TIGR01212 family radical SAM protein (This family includes YhcC from E. coli K-12, an uncharacterized radical SAM protein.) yields the protein MLLWHTLATYFRRKYGVRVQKIPLDAGATCPNRDGTLSARGCIFCNDSGSGSGMGLRGLDLRAQWDAWYTKYTTTDSDRLFMAYLQSFSNTYGPASRLAHLLEQVAALPGCRGIAVGTRPDCLDGEKLALLAGCGLDEIWLELGLQTCRDDTLRRINRGHTARQAEEAVRAALDAGLLVCGHLMAGLPGEDEDDFLDGVDWAVSLGMQGLKLHNVYVPQGTELARQWRAGGYRPLARDEYVDMLCAALPRIPSTVVMQRIQADPAPGELLAPAWALEKRGIITDLRRALAARGLWQGCRADAAEARPEWFGG
- a CDS encoding type III pantothenate kinase, producing MQPELLLFDIGNTCIKVGLADSRGVMTSYNLRTDPAQTSDSLGLTLLELLRHAGAGPRFTACVASSVVPGFDPLLREAVQRYLGCPLWMVPQDMPIPLQNHYERPQEVGADRLVGAYEARRLHPGPESLIVVDFGTAVTFDCISGNAYLGGLIFPGPRTAISALARETAQLPRVNLDVDALEPAPGRSTSVSIQHGLVFGFACMVEGLTQRLKKGLPGDCLVLATGGFAPSIARISPDVFDAVLPSLLLEGLRRLYYERHPY
- the eno gene encoding phosphopyruvate hydratase; translation: MSSSIASVYAREILDSRGNPTVEVEVSLESGHSGRAAVPSGASTGSREALELRDGGKRYGGKGVTKAVENVNSEIADALLGLDALQQVQLDNTLIDLDGTDNKSRLGANAMLGVSMACARAASEYLGLPLYKYLGGVNAKVLPAPMMNIINGGAHAPNNLDIQEFMIMPLRAQSFRDALRMGSEIFHVLKKLLEKDGHVTSVGDEGGFAPNLKNHDEAFSYIVKAIEEAGYIPGSEVALAIDAAASEFYQDGKYVLKGENKTFNNAEMAQWLAEFTSKYPLISIEDGMAESDWDGWGMLTASLGERTQLVGDDVFVTNPSILAEGIAEGVANSILIKLNQIGTVTETLDTIEMAKEAAYTTVVSHRSGETEDSFIADLAVGVNAGQIKTGSLCRSERMAKYNQLLRIEEELGDGAEFFGPMLAEYYALDESED